The following are from one region of the Chionomys nivalis chromosome 16, mChiNiv1.1, whole genome shotgun sequence genome:
- the Mybl1 gene encoding myb-related protein A isoform X1: MAKRSRSEDEDDDLQYADHDYEVPQQKGLKKLWNRVKWTRDEDDKLKKLVEQHGTDDWTLIASHLQNRSDFQCQHRWQKVLNPELIKGPWTKEEDQRVIELVQKYGPKRWSLIAKHLKGRIGKQCRERWHNHLNPEVKKSSWTEEEDRIIYEAHKRLGNRWAEIAKLLPGRTDNSIKNHWNSTMRRKVEQEGYLQDGIKSERSSSKLQHKPCATMDHLQTQNQFYIPVQIPGYQYVSPDGNCVEHVQTSAFIQQPFVDEDPDKEKKIKELELLLMSAENEVRRKRLPSQPGSFSSWSGSFLMDDSMSNTLNNLEEHTAEFYSMDENQTVSAQQNSPTKFLAVEANAVLSSLQTIPEFAETLELIESDPVAWSDVTSFDLSDAAASPVKSTPVKLMRIQHNEGAMECQFNVSLVLEGKKNSCNGGDSEAISLASPNVVKFSTPPTILRKKKRIRVGQSLGNELGDGSFNEGSNTALKHTPVKTLPFSPSQFFNTCPGNEQLNIENPSFTSTPICGQKVLITTPLQKEATPKDQKENVGFRTPTIRRSILGTTPRTPTPFKNALAAQEKKYGPLKIVSQPLAFLEEDIREVLKEETGTDIFLKEEDEPGYKSCKQEHSASVKKVRKSLALESWDKEEPGSQLLTEDISDIQSENILATSLLMIPLLEIHDNRCNLTPEKQDINSANKTYSLTKKKPNPNPSKVVKLEKNLQSNCEWETVVYGKTEDQLIMTEQARRYLSTYTAASSTSRALIL, translated from the exons GAGGATGAGGATGACGACCTTCAGTATGCTGATCATGATTATGAAGTACCTCAACAAAAAGGACTGAAAAAGCTCTGGAACAGAGTCAAATGGACAAGAGATGAG GATGACAAGTTAAAGAAGCTGGTTGAACAACATGGAACTGATGACTGGACTCTAATCGCTAGTCATCTTCAA AATCGTTCTGATTTTCAATGCCAACATCGATGGCAGAAGGTTTTAAATCCAGAATTGATAAAGGGTCCTTGGACTAAAGAAGAAGATCAGAGG GTTATTGAGTTAGTCCAGAAATATGGACCAAAAAGGTGGTCTTTAATTGCAAAACATTTAAAAGGAAGAATAGGCAAGCAGTGCAGAGAAAGATGGCATAATCACTTGAATCCTGAAGTGAAGAAATCATCTTggacagaggaagaagacaggatCATATATGAAGCACATAAGCGGCTGGGAAACCGTTGGGCAGAAATTGCTAAATTACTTCCTGGAAG GACTGATAATTCTATCAAAAATCATTGGAATTCTACTATGCGAAGAAAAGTGGAGCAGGAGGGCTACTTACAGGATGGAATAAAATCAGAGCGATCGTCATCAAAACTTCAACACAAACCTTGTGCGACTATGGACCATTTGCAAACCCAGAATCAGTTTTACATACCTGTTCAG ATCCCTGGTTATCAATATGTATCACCTGATGGCAATTGTGTTGAACATGTTCAGACATCTGCCTTTAttcag cAACCCTTTGTTGATGAAGATCctgataaggaaaaaaaaataaaggaacttgAGTTGCTTCTTATGTCAGCTGAGAATGAAGTTAGAAGAAAGAGGCTTCCATCT CAACCTGGAAGCTTTTCTAGCTGGTCTGGTAGTTTCCTTATGGATGATAGCATGTCTAACACACTGAATAACCTTGAGGAACACACTGCCGAGTTTTATAGCATGGATGAAAATCAGACTGTTTCTGCTCAGCAAAACTCACCCACAAAGTTTCTAGCTGTAGAAGCAAATGCTGTGCTGTCTTCTCTACAGACCATCCCTGAATTTGCAGAGACCCTAGAACTTATTGAATCT GATCCTGTAGCATGGAGTGATGTTACCAGTTTTGATCTTTCtgatgctgctgcttctcctgtcAAGTCTACTCCAGTTAAACTAATGCGAATTCAACATAATGAAGGAGCCATGGAATGTCAATTTAATGTCAGTCTTGTACTTGAAGGGAAAAAGAACAGTTGTAATGGTGGAGACAGTGAAGCCATTTCTCTAGCATCCCCAAATGTGGTCAAGTTTAGCACTCCACCAACCAtcctcagaaagaagaaaagaatacgAGTGGGTCAGTCTCTAGGCAATGAACTTGGTGATGGCTCATTCAATGAAGGCAGTAATACAGCGTTAAAACACACGCCAGTGAAAACACTACCATTTTCTCCTTCACAG TTTTTTAACACATGTCCTGGAAATGAGCAACTTAATATAGAAAACCCTTCGTTTACATCAACCCCAATTTGTGGGCAAAAAGTTCTGATTACAACTCCTCTTCAGAAGGAAGCAACTCccaaagaccaaaaagaaaatgtagg GTTTAGAACACCTACTATTAGAAGATCTATATTGGGTACCACACCAAGAACTCCTACTCCATTTAAGAATGCACTTGCTGCTCAGGAAAAAAAGTATGGACCTCTTAAAATTGTG tcCCAGCCACTTGCCTTCTTGGAAGAAGACATTCGAgaagttttaaaagaagaaactggAACAGACATATTCCTCAAAGAAGAAGATGAACCTGGTTACAAAAGCTGCAAGCAAGAG catTCTGCATCTGTGAAGAAAGTCAGAAAATCACTAGCCTTAGAAAGCTGGGACAAAGAAGAACCAGGCTCTCAGCTACTAACTGAAGACATTTCAGATATACAG tcAGAAAATATACTTGCAACATCTTTATTAATGATACCATTATTGGAAATACATGACAATAGGTGCAACTTGACTCCTGAAAAACAAGATATAAATTCAgccaacaaaacatattcacttactaaaaagaaaccaaaccctAACCCTTCTAAAGTTGTCAAATTGGAAAAGAATCTTCAG TCAAATTGTGAGTGGGAAACAGTGGTATATGGGAAGACAGAAGACCAACTTATCATGACTGAACAAGCGAGAAGATATCTGAGTACTTACACAGCCGCCAGCAGCACCTCAAGAGCTCTCATACTCTAA
- the Mybl1 gene encoding myb-related protein A isoform X2: MAKRSRSEDEDDDLQYADHDYEVPQQKGLKKLWNRVKWTRDEDDKLKKLVEQHGTDDWTLIASHLQNRSDFQCQHRWQKVLNPELIKGPWTKEEDQRVIELVQKYGPKRWSLIAKHLKGRIGKQCRERWHNHLNPEVKKSSWTEEEDRIIYEAHKRLGNRWAEIAKLLPGRTDNSIKNHWNSTMRRKVEQEGYLQDGIKSERSSSKLQHKPCATMDHLQTQNQFYIPVQIPGYQYVSPDGNCVEHVQTSAFIQQPFVDEDPDKEKKIKELELLLMSAENEVRRKRLPSQPGSFSSWSGSFLMDDSMSNTLNNLEEHTAEFYSMDENQTVSAQQNSPTKFLAVEANAVLSSLQTIPEFAETLELIESDPVAWSDVTSFDLSDAAASPVKSTPVKLMRIQHNEGAMECQFNVSLVLEGKKNSCNGGDSEAISLASPNVVKFSTPPTILRKKKRIRVGQSLGNELGDGSFNEGSNTALKHTPVKTLPFSPSQFFNTCPGNEQLNIENPSFTSTPICGQKVLITTPLQKEATPKDQKENVGFRTPTIRRSILGTTPRTPTPFKNALAAQEKKYGPLKIVHSASVKKVRKSLALESWDKEEPGSQLLTEDISDIQSENILATSLLMIPLLEIHDNRCNLTPEKQDINSANKTYSLTKKKPNPNPSKVVKLEKNLQSNCEWETVVYGKTEDQLIMTEQARRYLSTYTAASSTSRALIL; encoded by the exons GAGGATGAGGATGACGACCTTCAGTATGCTGATCATGATTATGAAGTACCTCAACAAAAAGGACTGAAAAAGCTCTGGAACAGAGTCAAATGGACAAGAGATGAG GATGACAAGTTAAAGAAGCTGGTTGAACAACATGGAACTGATGACTGGACTCTAATCGCTAGTCATCTTCAA AATCGTTCTGATTTTCAATGCCAACATCGATGGCAGAAGGTTTTAAATCCAGAATTGATAAAGGGTCCTTGGACTAAAGAAGAAGATCAGAGG GTTATTGAGTTAGTCCAGAAATATGGACCAAAAAGGTGGTCTTTAATTGCAAAACATTTAAAAGGAAGAATAGGCAAGCAGTGCAGAGAAAGATGGCATAATCACTTGAATCCTGAAGTGAAGAAATCATCTTggacagaggaagaagacaggatCATATATGAAGCACATAAGCGGCTGGGAAACCGTTGGGCAGAAATTGCTAAATTACTTCCTGGAAG GACTGATAATTCTATCAAAAATCATTGGAATTCTACTATGCGAAGAAAAGTGGAGCAGGAGGGCTACTTACAGGATGGAATAAAATCAGAGCGATCGTCATCAAAACTTCAACACAAACCTTGTGCGACTATGGACCATTTGCAAACCCAGAATCAGTTTTACATACCTGTTCAG ATCCCTGGTTATCAATATGTATCACCTGATGGCAATTGTGTTGAACATGTTCAGACATCTGCCTTTAttcag cAACCCTTTGTTGATGAAGATCctgataaggaaaaaaaaataaaggaacttgAGTTGCTTCTTATGTCAGCTGAGAATGAAGTTAGAAGAAAGAGGCTTCCATCT CAACCTGGAAGCTTTTCTAGCTGGTCTGGTAGTTTCCTTATGGATGATAGCATGTCTAACACACTGAATAACCTTGAGGAACACACTGCCGAGTTTTATAGCATGGATGAAAATCAGACTGTTTCTGCTCAGCAAAACTCACCCACAAAGTTTCTAGCTGTAGAAGCAAATGCTGTGCTGTCTTCTCTACAGACCATCCCTGAATTTGCAGAGACCCTAGAACTTATTGAATCT GATCCTGTAGCATGGAGTGATGTTACCAGTTTTGATCTTTCtgatgctgctgcttctcctgtcAAGTCTACTCCAGTTAAACTAATGCGAATTCAACATAATGAAGGAGCCATGGAATGTCAATTTAATGTCAGTCTTGTACTTGAAGGGAAAAAGAACAGTTGTAATGGTGGAGACAGTGAAGCCATTTCTCTAGCATCCCCAAATGTGGTCAAGTTTAGCACTCCACCAACCAtcctcagaaagaagaaaagaatacgAGTGGGTCAGTCTCTAGGCAATGAACTTGGTGATGGCTCATTCAATGAAGGCAGTAATACAGCGTTAAAACACACGCCAGTGAAAACACTACCATTTTCTCCTTCACAG TTTTTTAACACATGTCCTGGAAATGAGCAACTTAATATAGAAAACCCTTCGTTTACATCAACCCCAATTTGTGGGCAAAAAGTTCTGATTACAACTCCTCTTCAGAAGGAAGCAACTCccaaagaccaaaaagaaaatgtagg GTTTAGAACACCTACTATTAGAAGATCTATATTGGGTACCACACCAAGAACTCCTACTCCATTTAAGAATGCACTTGCTGCTCAGGAAAAAAAGTATGGACCTCTTAAAATTGTG catTCTGCATCTGTGAAGAAAGTCAGAAAATCACTAGCCTTAGAAAGCTGGGACAAAGAAGAACCAGGCTCTCAGCTACTAACTGAAGACATTTCAGATATACAG tcAGAAAATATACTTGCAACATCTTTATTAATGATACCATTATTGGAAATACATGACAATAGGTGCAACTTGACTCCTGAAAAACAAGATATAAATTCAgccaacaaaacatattcacttactaaaaagaaaccaaaccctAACCCTTCTAAAGTTGTCAAATTGGAAAAGAATCTTCAG TCAAATTGTGAGTGGGAAACAGTGGTATATGGGAAGACAGAAGACCAACTTATCATGACTGAACAAGCGAGAAGATATCTGAGTACTTACACAGCCGCCAGCAGCACCTCAAGAGCTCTCATACTCTAA